Part of the Senegalia massiliensis genome is shown below.
TCAAGAGACTCATGATTTTTATAGAAAGTTTAATTCTGGAAAAGGCTCTTATCAAAGTGTAAGAAACTGTATCAACATTCTAATAGATAAAGTGCCCATTATAGGTAGAATAACAGTTAACCATAATAACTTTGATATTCATAATCATGTAGAACATCTTGTATCCTTAGGATTTAAAGAGATCACTTTTGCTTATGACTATAATATTTATCATAATACTTTTAATAAATTTACATCTTCAATAGATACGTTAATGAAAAACTATATATCTGATATCAAAAATAGAAAGTATTATAATCTTACCAATATCACCAGTGTACTACTAGCTATTGCTCTTAATCTAAAAACAAAATCTCATTGTTCTGCTGGAAAATCTTATTTATCAGTTTCCTCTGAAGGTAATATATATAAATGTCCTAGATTTACAGGAGTAGAAAAACACTCCTTTGGTAAAATTGATACTAATCAACTTACACAAATAGAGAGTGAAATTAGAATGTTTGATGACAGTTTACAAACTAGTGTGGCAGATAGAGATGGTAACTGTAACTATTGCACATTTATATATCTATGTGGAGGTATGTGCTATCATCATTCCTTCACAAAATCTTCTGGTTCTCAATTCACACGCATTGAATCAGAGTGTAATTATAGAAAACAATTATATAAAAGAACTTTAGAATTAATTGTAAAGTTAACCCCCCTAGAACGAAGAGACTTTATAAGATTTTTAATGACAAATAGAGATATTGTTACCAATTAATTTTTAAAAATAACTACTATATTTATTAAGTAGTTTAAAGATATAAAAAAAGGAGGTGATAATAATGAAACAAGAAGAACAACCTATTTTAGTTGCTGAGATTGATTTTGGATTAGACTCTACAGACTATGAAAAGTTAATAGATACTATTACATACGTAGTTTGTGAAGGAGGAGCTGAAGGTTCAGCAGGTTAAAAAGAAAACAAATATGAAATAAGACACTTAAGTGTCTTATTTCATATTTGTATAAAATTAATTAGTAAAGGATAATTTATTATATGGATAAATATAAAATACTTTTTAAGTACATGAAGAAAAATTTATTTAAACTTATTATAGGCTTTATTATCTCAATTTTTATATCTCTACTCATTTTACCAATTCCATTTTTAACTCGTATTATAATTGATGAAATAATCCCAAATTATAATCAAACTAGGTTTCTAAAATATATACTGATAATTATTTGTGTTTATATAATACAAAATACTTTGCGTTATGTATTTAGTAATTTTTTCTATATCATAAATTCTGAAATAATGCTTGAATTAAGAAGAGATATATTTAATAAAGTTGTTAAACTCAAATTAGATACATTCAAATCTTATAGT
Proteins encoded:
- a CDS encoding radical SAM/SPASM domain-containing protein — encoded protein: MRNISRQFQFEVDNNKYIFDGDEVVLFPVVNSISKYKILRNEKSNSDTFRKNFLYTVALNLINKCNLTCEYCFANQGNYDNPNQRMSFEVAKKSIDLTLESVIKNKHDEIRIAFFGGEPMLEFELIKQIVHYVNTKVPITVTPTYLITTNGTIMDEEISNFFQKNNFIVTISIDGDQETHDFYRKFNSGKGSYQSVRNCINILIDKVPIIGRITVNHNNFDIHNHVEHLVSLGFKEITFAYDYNIYHNTFNKFTSSIDTLMKNYISDIKNRKYYNLTNITSVLLAIALNLKTKSHCSAGKSYLSVSSEGNIYKCPRFTGVEKHSFGKIDTNQLTQIESEIRMFDDSLQTSVADRDGNCNYCTFIYLCGGMCYHHSFTKSSGSQFTRIESECNYRKQLYKRTLELIVKLTPLERRDFIRFLMTNRDIVTN